Proteins encoded together in one Penaeus vannamei isolate JL-2024 chromosome 41, ASM4276789v1, whole genome shotgun sequence window:
- the LOC138860419 gene encoding cuticle protein 8-like yields the protein MSLKVAVLACVAVVALCDKAPVHIPHPPVYTSRPYHAPAPYHAPEPAYHAPEPAYHAPEPAYHAPKHYEPEYPDVPPKYNYNYGVADGYSGVNLGHSEARDGYKTEGSYTVDLPDGRKQTVKYVDNGDGLVAEVSYEGEAQYPEHPPAYKPAPPAYAPPPATYA from the exons ATGTCTCTCAAG GTCGCCGTCCTCGCCTGCGTGGCTGTCGTCGCTCTGTGCGACAAGGCCCCCGTccacatcccccatccccccgtctACACCTCTAGACCTTACCACGCCCCTGCACcttaccacgcccccgaacccgcctaccacgcccccgaacccgcctaccacgcccccgagCCCGCTTATCACGCTCCGAAACACTACGAGCCTGAATACCCTGAT GTCCCACCcaagtacaactacaactacggcgtcgccgacggctactccggcgTCAACCTCGGCCACTCAGAagcccgcgacggctacaagaccgagggcagctacaccgtggacctccccgacggccgcaagcagaccgtcaagtacgtggacaacggcgacggtcttgtagctgaggtcagctacgagggcgaggctcagtaccccgagcacccccccgcctacaagcccgcaccccccgcctacgcccctcctcctgccacaTATGCTTAA
- the LOC138860420 gene encoding cuticle protein 7-like gives MSLKVAVLACVAVVALCDKAPVHIPHPPVYTSRPYHAPAPYHAPEPAYHAPKHYEPEYPDVPPKYNYNYGVADGYSGANFGHSESRDGYKTEGSYTVDLPDGRKQTVKYVDNGDGLVAEVSYEGEAQYPEHTPAYKPAPPAYAPPPATYA, from the exons ATGTCTCTCAAG GTCGCCGTCCTCGCCTGCGTGGCTGTCGTCGCTCTGTGCGACAAGGCCCCCGTccacatcccccatccccccgtctACACCTCTAGACCTTACCACGCCCCTGCACCTTACCACGCCCCTGAACCCGCTTATCACGCTCCGAAACACTACGAGCCTGAATACCCTGAT GTGCCTCCcaagtacaactacaactacggcgtcgccgacggctactccggcgccaacttcggccactcggagtcccgcgacggctacaagaccgagggcagctacaccgtcgacctccccgacggccgcaagcagaccgtcaagtacgtggacaacggcgacggtctcgtagctgaggtcagctacgagggcgaggctcagtaccccgagcacacccccgcctacaagcccgctccccccgcctacgcccctcctcctgccacaTATGCTTAA
- the LOC138859139 gene encoding larval cuticle protein A2B-like, whose product MSLKVVVLACVAVFALCDKAPVHAPLPLVYTPRPYHAPEPAYHAPEPAYHAPEPAYHARAHYEPEYPDVPPKYNYNYGVADGYSGANFGHSESRDGYKTEGSYTVDLPDGRKQTVKYVDNGDGLVAEVSYEGEAQYPEYKPTYKPAPPAYAPPTPTYA is encoded by the exons ATGTCTCTCAAG GTCGTCGTCCTCGCCTGCGTGGCTGTCTTCGCTCTGTGCGACAAGGCCCCCGTccatgccccccttcccctcgtctacACCCCAAGACcttaccacgcccccgaacccgcctaccacgcccccgaacccgcctaccacgcccctGAACCCGCTTATCACGCCCGTGCACACTACGAACCAGAATACCCCGat GTTCCCCCgaagtacaactacaactacggcgtcgccgacggctactccggcgccaacttcggccactcggagtcccgcgacggctacaagaccgagggcagctacaccgtcgacctccccgacggccgcaagcagaccgtcaagtacgtggacaacggcgacggtctcgtagctgaggtcagctacgagggcgaggctcagtatCCCGAGTACAAGCCCACTTACAAgcccgctccccccgcctacgctccccctacccccacctatgCTTAA
- the LOC138860453 gene encoding uncharacterized protein: MKRPWEKGLRRSQRTNERTGAHIRGSVNRQSSFALQPCLSRSPSSPAWLSSLCATKSPSTSPTPPSTPLDLTTPLHLTTPPSPPTTPPSPHTTPPHTTSPNTLMSHPSTTTTTASPTATPAPTSATRSPATATRPRAATPSTSPTAASRPSSTWTTATVS, from the exons ATGAAGAG GCCATGGGAGAAAGGCCTAAGGCGGAGCCAACGCACGAACGAACGCACTGGCGCACATATAAGGGGAAGTGTCAACCGCCAGTCATCATTCGCTCTCCAGCCATGTCTCTCAAG GTCGCCGTCCTCGCCTGCGTGGCTGTCGTCGCTCTGTGCGACAAAGTCCCCgtccacatcccccacccccccgtctaCACCTCTAGACCTCACCACGCCCCTACACCTTACCACGCCCCCGAgcccgcctaccacgcccccgagCCCGCATACCACGCCCCCACACACTACGAGCCCGAACACCCTGAT GTCCCACCcaagtacaactacaactacggcgtcgccgacggctactccggcgccaacttcggccactcggagtcccgcgacggctacaagaccgagggcagctactccgtcgacctccccgacggccgcaagcagaccgtcaagtacgtggacaacggcgacggtctcgtag
- the LOC138860444 gene encoding larval cuticle protein A2B-like, giving the protein MSLKVAVLACVAVVALCDKAPVHKPLIPVYTPRPYHAPEPAYHAPEPAYHAPEPAYHAPTHYQPAYPDVPPKYNYNYGVADGYSGANFGHSESRDGYKTEGSYTVDLPDGRKQTVKYVDNGDGLVAEVSYEGEAQYPEYKPTYKPAPPAYAPPPPTYA; this is encoded by the exons ATGTCTCTCAAG GTCGCCGTCCTCGCCTGCGTGGCTGTCGTCGCTCTGTGCGACAAGGCCCCCGTCCACAAGCCCCTTATCCCCGTCTACACCCCAAGACCTTACCACGCCCCtgaacccgcctaccacgcccccgaacccgcctaccacgcccccgaacccgcctaccacgcccccaCACACTACCAGCCCGCATACCCTGAT GTCCCACCcaagtacaactacaactacggcgtcgccgacggctactccggcgccaacttcggccactcggagtcccgcgacggctacaagaccgagggcagctacaccgtggacctccccgacggccgcaagcagaccgtcaagtacgtggacaacggcgacggtctcgtagctgaggtcagctacgagggcgaggctcagtaccccgagtacaagcccacttacaagcccgctccccccgcctacgctccccctccccccacctatgcTTAA
- the LOC138859136 gene encoding cuticle protein 18.6-like: MDMRMSINATNNDRRWFPALQCNPFILNNAFINGCADFGRLEVIPNTDTYYSATAMILNEEILTLESLILGRNHSSAMGERPKAEPTHERTHCRTYKGKRQPPIIIRSPAMSLKVAVLACVAVVALCDKVPVHIPHPPVYTSRPHHAPTPYHAPEPAYHAPTHYEPEYPDVPPKYNYNYGVADGYSGANFGHSESRDGYKTEGSYTVDLPDGRKQTVKYVDNGDGLVAEVSYEGEAQYPEHTPAYKPAPPAYAPPPPTYA; the protein is encoded by the exons ATGGACATGAGGATGTCGATAAATGCAACCAACAATGATAGACGGTGGTTTCCTGCATTGCAATGCAATCCATTTATCCTCAATAACGCTTTTATTAATGGCTGTGCTGACTTCGGTCGCCTTGAAGTCATCCCTAATACAGATACATACTACTCCGCCACGGCCATGATATTGAACGAAGAAATACTTACTTTAGAATCCCTTATACTTGGAAGGAACCACAGTTCA GCCATGGGAGAAAGGCCTAAGGCGGAGCCAACGCACGAACGAACGCACTGTCGCACATATAAGGGGAAGCGTCAACCGCCAATCATCATTCGCTCTCCAGCCATGTCTCTCAAG GTCGCCGTCCTCGCCTGCGTGGCTGTCGTCGCTCTGTGCGACAAAGTCCCCGTccacatcccccatccccccgtctACACCTCTAGACCTCACCACGCCCCGACACCTTACCACGCCCCCGAgcccgcctaccacgcccccaCACACTACGAGCCCGAATACCCTGAT GTCCCCCCgaagtacaactacaactacggcgtcgccgacggctactccggcgccaacttcggccactcggagtcccgcgacggctacaagaccgagggcagctacaccgtggacctccccgacggccgcaagcagaccgtcaagtacgtggacaacggcgacggtctcgtagctgaggtcagctacgagggcgaggctcagtaccccgagcacacccccgcctacaagcccgctccccccgcctacgccccccctccccccacctatgcTTAA
- the LOC138860402 gene encoding cuticle protein 21-like produces MSLKVAVLACVAVVALCDKAPVHKPLIPVYTPRPYHAPEPAYHAPEPAYHAPEPAYHAPEPAYHAPSHYEPEYPDVPPKYNYNYGVADGYSGANFGHSESRDGYKTEGSYSVDLPDGRKQTVKYVDNGDGLVAEVSYEGEAQYPEHIPAYKPAPPAYAPPPPTYA; encoded by the exons ATGTCTCTCAAG GTCGCCGTCCTCGCCTGCGTGGCTGTCGTCGCTCTGTGCGACAAGGCCCCAGTCCACAAGCCCCTTATCCCCGTCTACACCCCAAGACcttaccacgcccccgaacccgcctaccacgcccccgaacctGCCTACCACGCCCCAGAACCAGCATACCACGCCCCCGAGCCCGCCTACCACGCCCCTTCTCACTACGAGCCCGAATACCCTGAT gtcccacccaagtacaactacaactacggcgtcgccgacggctactccggcgccaacttcggccactcggagtcccgcgacggctacaagaccgagggcagctactccgtcgacctccccgacggccgcaagcagaccgtcaagtacgtggacaacggcgacggtctcgtagctgaggtcagctacgagggcgaggctcagtaccccgagcacatccccgcctacaagcccgctccccccgcctacgcccctcctcctcctacctacgCTTAA
- the LOC113801143 gene encoding mucin-7-like, protein METQSSSSPAWLSSLCATRPQSTSPLSPSTPQDLTTPPNPPTTHPNPLTTPPNPPTTPPNPHTTPPNTTSPNTLMSHPSTTTTTASPTATPAPTSATRSPATATRPKAATPSTSPTAASRPSSTWTTATVS, encoded by the exons ATGGAGACACA GTCGTCGTCCTCGCCTGCGTGGCTGTCGTCGCTCTGTGCGACAAGGCCCCAGTCCACAAGCCCCTTATCCCCGTCTACACCCCAAGACcttaccacgcccccgaacccgcctaccacgcaCCCGAACCCGcttaccacgcccccgaacccgcctaccacgcccccgaacccgcaTACCACGCCCCCGAACACTACGAGCCCGAATACCCTGAT gtcccacccaagtacaactacaactacggcgtcgccgacggctactccggcgccaacttcggccactcggagtcccgcgacggctacaagaccgaaggcagctacaccgtcgacctccccgacggccgcaagcagaccgtcaagtacgtggacaacggcgacggtctcgtag
- the LOC138860454 gene encoding platelet glycoprotein Ib alpha chain-like, translating into MILLDSKSMNFKAVNKTTISSSKPKCHRVTQGLLTENLYIRSPSSPAWLSSLCATRPPSTSPLSPSTPQDLTTPLNLPTTPPNPPTTPPNPPTTPPNPHTTPPHTTSPNTLMSHPSTTTTTASPTATPAPTSATRSPATATRPRAATPWTSPTAASRPSSTWTTATVS; encoded by the exons ATGATCCTATTAGATT CAAAGAGCATGAACTTTAAAGCAGTAAACAAAACCACAATATCTTCGTCCAAACCAAAATGTCATAGAGTTACACAGGGATTACTTACAGAAAACCTGTATATCAG GTCGCCGTCCTCGCCTGCGTGGCTGTCGTCGCTCTGTGCGACAAGGCCCCCGTCCACAAGCCCCTTATCCCCGTCTACACCCCAAGACCTTACCACGCCCCTGAACCtgcctaccacgcccccgaacccgcctaccacgcccccgaacccgcctaccacgcccccgaacccgcaTACCACGCCCCCGCACACTACGAGCCCGAATACCCTGAT GTCCCACCcaagtacaactacaactacggcgtcgccgacggctactccggcgccaacttcggccactcggagtcccgcgacggctacaagaccgagggcagctacaccgtggacctccccgacggccgcaagcagaccgtcaagtacgtggacaacggcgacggtctcgtag
- the LOC138860455 gene encoding cuticle protein 7-like, which produces MSLKVAVLACVAVVSLCDKAPVHKPLIPVYTPRPYHAPEPAYHAPEPAYHAPEPAYHAPEPAYHAPEPAYHAPEPAYHAPEPAYHAPEPAYHAPEPAYHAPAHYEPEYPDVPPKYNYNYGVADGYSGANFAASESRDGYKTEGSYSVDLPDGRKQTVKYVDNGDGLVAEVSYEGEAQYPAHTPAYRPASPAYVPPTPTYA; this is translated from the exons ATGTCTCTCAAG GTCGCCGTCCTCGCCTGCGTGGCTGTCGTTTCTCTGTGCGACAAGGCCCCAGTCCACAAGCCCCTTATCCCCGTCTACACCCCAAGACcttaccacgcccccgaacccgcctaccacgcccccgaacccgcctaccacgcccccgaacccgcctaccacgcccccgaacccgcctaccacgcccccgaacccgcctaccacgcccccgaacctgcctaccacgcccccgaacccgcctaccacgcccccgaacccgcctaccacgcccccgaacctGCCTACCACGCCCCCGCACACTACGAGCCCGAATACCCTGAT gtcccacccaagtacaactacaactacggcgtcgccgacggctactccggcgccaacttcgccgcctcggagtcccgcgacggctacaagaccgagggcagctactccgtcgacctccccgacggccgcaagcagaccgtcaagtacgtggacaacggcgacggtctcgtagctgaggtcagctacgagggcgaggctcagtaccccgcGCACACCCCCGCCTACAGGCCCGCTTCCCCCGCCTacgtcccccctacccccacctatgCTTAA
- the LOC138860456 gene encoding larval cuticle protein A2B-like: protein MSLKVAVLACVAVVALCDKAPVHKPLIPVYTPRPYHAPEPVYHAPEPAYHAPEPAYHAPEPAYHAPEPAYHAPAHYQPEYPDVPPKYNYNYGVADGYSGVNLGHSESRDGYKTEGSYTVDLPDGRKQTVKYVDNGDGLVAEVSYEGEAQYPEHTPTYKPAPPAYAPPPPAYA from the exons ATGTCTCTCAAG GTCGCCGTCCTCGCCTGCGTGGCTGTCGTCGCTCTGTGCGACAAGGCCCCCGTCCACAAGCCCCTTATCCCCGTCTACACCCCAAGACcttaccacgcccccgaacctgtctaccacgcccccgaacccgcctaccacgcccccgaacccgcctaccacgcccccgaacccgcctaccacgcccccgaacccgcctaccacgcccccgcACACTACCAGCCCGAATACCCGGAT gtcccacccaagtacaactacaactacggcgtcgccgacggctactccggcgTCAACctcggccactcggagtcccgcgacggctacaagaccgagggcagctacaccgtggacctccccgacggccgcaagcagaccgtcaagtacgtggacaacggcgacggtctcgtagctgaggtcagctacgagggcgaggctcagtaccccgagcacacccccacctacaagcccgctccccccgcctacgccccccctcctcctgcctacgCTTAA
- the LOC138860458 gene encoding uncharacterized protein — MENWSQLQSPFHFLRLVSTIEHGVLLSTFEITSNSVHRSPSSPAWLSSLCATRHQSTSPLSPSTPLDLTTPPNPPTTPPNPPTTPPNPPTTPPSPPTTPPNPPTTPPSPHTTLPHTTSPNTLMSHPSTTTTTASPTATPAPTSPPRSPATATRPRAATPWTSPTAASRPSSTWTTATVS, encoded by the exons ATGGAGAACTGGTCGCAACTGCagtctccctttcattttctgcGCCTGGTAAGCACAATCGAACATGGTGTTCTTTTATCCACATTTGAAATAACATCAAATTCTGTCCACAGGTCGCCGTCCTCGCCTGCGTGGCTGTCGTCGCTCTGTGCGACAAGGCACCAGTCCACAAGCCCCTTATCCCCGTCTACACCCCTAGACcttaccacgcccccgaacccgcctaccacgcccccgaacccgcctaccacgcccccgaacccgcctaccacgcccccgagcccacctaccacgcccccgaacccgcctaccacgcccccgagCCCACATACCACGCTCCCGCACACTACGAGCCCGAATACCCTGAT GTCCCACCcaagtacaactacaactacggcgtcgccgacggctactccggcgccaacttcgccgcctcggagtcccgcgacggctacaagaccgagggcagctacaccgtggacctccccgacggccgcaagcagaccgtcaagtacgtggacaacggcgacggtctcgtag